Proteins found in one Paenibacillus dendritiformis genomic segment:
- the ectB gene encoding diaminobutyrate--2-oxoglutarate transaminase: MSIFEKLESNVRSYCRSFPVVFDRAKGDLLYSEDGRAYIDFFAGAGALNYGHNNDYIKDRVLDYLTSDRIMHGLDMYTMAKREFIQSFSERILEPKKLNYKLQFCGPTGTNAVEAALKLARKAKKRTGIFAFMGGFHGMSLGSLSATSSKSMREGAGLPLGGVTFMPHPSGAFAEMDTLGYIENILTDSHSGIDKPAAILLETVQAEGGIHVADAQWLRGLQQLCRRHDILLITDEIQVGCGRTGEFFSFERAGIQPDLITLSKSISGYGLPMSLLLLKPELDLWTPGEHNGTFRGNQLAFVAAKAALEFRDRAALEAEVKQKEEFVRSFLDKEIKPLHPSIAIRGLGLIWGIDVSGFTDEAGAKRMTEISFENGLIIERAGRGDHVLKIMPPLTVSMEHLAAGCDIIKSSIQQVISQETQDLLVTT; encoded by the coding sequence ATGAGCATTTTTGAAAAGCTGGAATCCAACGTAAGATCTTACTGCAGAAGCTTTCCGGTGGTATTCGACCGGGCCAAGGGGGACCTATTATATTCTGAGGACGGAAGAGCATATATTGATTTTTTTGCAGGTGCTGGGGCACTGAATTACGGTCATAACAACGATTATATCAAGGACCGGGTTCTCGATTACTTGACCTCCGACCGGATTATGCACGGTCTGGATATGTATACAATGGCCAAGCGCGAATTCATCCAGAGCTTCTCGGAGCGGATCCTGGAGCCGAAGAAGCTGAATTACAAGCTTCAATTCTGCGGTCCGACGGGGACGAACGCGGTGGAAGCGGCCCTGAAGCTCGCACGCAAGGCGAAGAAGAGAACCGGGATATTCGCATTCATGGGCGGCTTCCACGGCATGTCGCTCGGCAGCCTGTCGGCGACAAGCTCCAAGTCCATGAGGGAAGGGGCGGGGCTTCCTCTGGGCGGAGTTACGTTCATGCCGCACCCGAGCGGGGCTTTCGCAGAAATGGATACGCTCGGCTATATCGAGAATATCCTGACTGATTCGCACTCCGGAATCGACAAGCCGGCCGCCATCCTGCTTGAAACGGTACAAGCCGAAGGCGGAATTCACGTCGCCGACGCGCAGTGGCTGCGAGGGCTGCAGCAGCTTTGCCGCAGGCACGATATCCTGCTCATTACCGACGAGATTCAAGTCGGCTGCGGCCGGACAGGCGAATTCTTCTCCTTCGAACGTGCGGGGATCCAGCCGGATCTCATTACCCTGTCGAAGTCGATCAGCGGGTACGGCCTGCCAATGTCCCTCCTGCTGCTGAAGCCTGAACTGGATCTCTGGACGCCGGGCGAGCACAACGGCACCTTCCGCGGCAACCAGCTCGCTTTTGTGGCCGCCAAGGCCGCTCTCGAGTTCCGGGACAGAGCCGCCCTGGAAGCCGAGGTGAAGCAGAAGGAAGAGTTTGTGCGCTCGTTCCTTGACAAAGAAATCAAGCCTCTGCATCCGTCGATCGCGATCCGCGGACTCGGCCTGATCTGGGGCATTGACGTCTCGGGCTTCACGGATGAAGCCGGGGCGAAGCGGATGACGGAGATCAGCTTCGAGAACGGGCTCATCATTGAAAGAGCCGGCAGAGGAGACCACGTGCTGAAGATCATGCCTCCGCTGACCGTCTCAATGGAGCATCTTGCCGCCGGCTGCGACATTATCAAGTCCAGTATACAGCAGGTGATCTCTCAGGAGACCCAGGATTTGCTGGTAACGACCTAA
- a CDS encoding TnsD family Tn7-like transposition protein, producing MLSANREISAAARGEEKVNNFRNTISGLIRSVNTRKEVRLKATKEYNYLFKHDRQWMEEHLPPRKYIKRIDCGKVDDELSVIIEETAKSFYASDPPTQIKRYSIINALPHQNQIT from the coding sequence TTGTTATCCGCTAATAGAGAAATAAGTGCCGCGGCTCGCGGCGAAGAGAAAGTAAATAACTTTCGAAATACCATATCTGGATTGATTCGAAGTGTTAATACTCGGAAGGAAGTTCGGTTGAAAGCCACAAAAGAATATAATTATCTATTCAAACATGATCGACAATGGATGGAGGAACATTTACCGCCTCGAAAATATATTAAGAGAATTGATTGTGGAAAGGTTGATGATGAATTATCAGTTATAATCGAGGAAACAGCTAAAAGCTTCTATGCATCGGATCCTCCTACTCAGATAAAGCGATATTCCATTATTAATGCATTACCACACCAAAACCAAATAACATAG
- a CDS encoding GNAT family N-acetyltransferase: MSGILERKKFREVNLNDPFFDSLKFDYREFAAWFKRKGDEEAYLYYENGFVQGFLYFKVESGPITDVEPVISGKRLLKIGTLKINPHGTRLGERFIKKAIDYAIVMGVEQCYVTVFEKHKALVDLFEKYGFSRHGVKVTVNGTELVFVKSLTTFTGEILTDYPLISIKGNNKYILSIYPQYHSVMFPDSILRNENVNILEDVSYTNSIHKIYVTRMKVFPLVRGDILVMYRTKDEGKKAEYSSVVSSVCVVEEVRYQTEFENFEAFYSYATKYSVFDRNDLQYWYNRGGCYTIKMTYNAALSKRLIRQKLIEQIGIDRNIYWGFFQITDEQFVRILEEGGVLESIVID; the protein is encoded by the coding sequence ATGAGCGGAATACTTGAACGGAAGAAGTTTAGAGAGGTTAATCTGAATGACCCCTTTTTTGATTCTCTGAAATTCGATTATCGGGAATTTGCAGCTTGGTTTAAACGAAAGGGAGATGAAGAGGCATATCTGTATTACGAAAACGGATTTGTTCAAGGCTTTCTTTATTTTAAAGTTGAATCAGGACCCATTACAGATGTAGAACCCGTCATCTCCGGTAAGCGCCTCCTGAAGATAGGTACGCTCAAAATAAATCCACACGGTACACGCTTAGGCGAACGTTTTATAAAAAAGGCCATCGATTATGCAATTGTAATGGGTGTAGAACAATGTTACGTCACTGTATTTGAAAAGCATAAGGCACTCGTGGATCTGTTTGAAAAGTATGGGTTTTCACGCCATGGAGTAAAGGTAACAGTAAACGGAACTGAGTTGGTGTTTGTAAAGTCTCTGACCACATTTACGGGCGAAATATTAACGGATTATCCTTTGATTTCGATAAAAGGCAATAACAAATACATACTTTCGATCTATCCTCAATATCATTCCGTCATGTTCCCAGACTCTATCTTAAGAAATGAGAACGTCAACATCCTAGAAGATGTCTCATACACGAACAGCATTCACAAGATATATGTAACCAGGATGAAAGTGTTTCCTCTGGTAAGAGGAGATATATTGGTCATGTATCGAACCAAGGATGAAGGAAAAAAAGCAGAGTATAGTTCTGTCGTCAGTTCTGTATGCGTAGTGGAGGAAGTCCGTTACCAAACCGAATTCGAAAATTTTGAAGCATTTTATTCTTATGCCACAAAATATAGTGTATTTGATCGAAATGATTTACAATATTGGTATAACCGCGGCGGGTGCTATACAATAAAAATGACATATAATGCAGCATTAAGCAAACGATTGATTCGTCAGAAGCTTATTGAGCAGATTGGGATTGACCGCAACATTTATTGGGGCTTCTTTCAAATCACGGATGAACAGTTTGTTCGTATACTAGAAGAAGGTGGAGTACTTGAAAGTATTGTTATCGATTAG
- a CDS encoding ATP-binding protein, with translation MKSLIFVAGIHGVGKTSWCRERSTHVGIAHYSASTLIAQERNELFTLDKRVDQVEENQLLLLSAVRRICVSQRFLLDGHFCLVNKGNAVERVPYQTFADINPSGIILLKDDVCSIYDRLGARDAQHYDLSFLEKFQNAEMEYAQYVSGKLRCPFSIITPTSTFDLTGFVSECYKEGTL, from the coding sequence GTGAAGTCCTTGATATTCGTTGCTGGTATACACGGTGTCGGCAAAACAAGCTGGTGTAGAGAAAGGTCTACTCATGTAGGTATAGCGCATTACTCTGCAAGTACGCTAATTGCTCAAGAAAGAAACGAGTTATTTACACTTGACAAGAGAGTGGATCAAGTTGAGGAAAACCAACTGTTGCTTCTATCCGCCGTGAGGCGTATCTGCGTGTCCCAGAGATTTTTATTAGACGGGCACTTTTGCCTTGTAAATAAAGGAAATGCGGTTGAAAGGGTACCGTACCAAACATTCGCAGATATTAACCCCTCTGGAATAATTCTTCTAAAGGATGATGTGTGTTCCATTTACGATAGATTAGGTGCTAGAGATGCTCAGCATTATGACCTATCATTTCTAGAGAAGTTTCAAAATGCAGAAATGGAATACGCTCAATACGTGTCGGGAAAATTGCGTTGCCCTTTTAGTATTATTACTCCCACCAGTACGTTTGATTTGACCGGTTTCGTAAGCGAATGTTACAAGGAGGGGACCCTATGA
- the glmS gene encoding glutamine--fructose-6-phosphate transaminase (isomerizing), whose product MCGIVGYIGARNSQAVLLDGLSKLEYRGYDSAGIAVFTPDGLQVSKAQGRLAVLASRLEAQPLEGNVGIGHTRWATHGKPSDENSHPHTDASRKFSVVHNGIVENYMELKEELIAEGVHFVSDTDTEVISHLIAREYDGDIVKAVQRATSHMRGAFALAVLTEYEPDKLVAVRFASPLVIGIGDGENFIGSDIPAILQYTRRVYILNDGEMAVLTRDAVELMTLEGNFISREMIVVDWDAVTAEKGGYDHFMLKEIHEQPKAYRDTMRGRITEGRSGIKLPELNVLSAEKLRNIRNIHIVACGTAYHAGLVGRTLIEQCTGIPVETDVASEYRYRSPIITPETLVIVVSQSGETADTLAALREAKRCGAAVLAITNAVGSSVAREADDTMITWAGPEIAVASTKAYTSQLIAFMLFSLYAAQTLGTKDQAWIREQLAAMEALPEQVERILEQAGELKRVAEEMAGHEHLFFIGRGLDYAVALEGSLKLKEISYIHSEAYAAGELKHGTLALIEEGVPVIALATQSALLEKTVSNIKEVKARGGVVFAVTDEANAPALQKAVDGTFVVPATLPLLAPALAVVPLQLIAYYASLARGNDVDKPRNLAKSVTVE is encoded by the coding sequence ATGTGTGGTATTGTCGGATATATCGGTGCAAGAAATTCTCAAGCTGTATTGTTGGATGGACTGAGCAAGCTGGAGTACCGGGGCTATGATTCGGCGGGCATTGCGGTATTTACCCCGGATGGGCTGCAGGTCAGCAAGGCCCAAGGCCGTCTGGCGGTGCTCGCTTCCCGGCTGGAAGCGCAGCCGCTGGAGGGGAACGTCGGCATCGGGCATACGCGTTGGGCGACGCACGGGAAGCCTTCGGATGAGAATTCTCATCCGCATACAGATGCTTCGCGGAAGTTCTCCGTCGTCCATAACGGGATCGTGGAGAACTATATGGAACTGAAGGAAGAGCTGATCGCGGAAGGAGTTCATTTCGTGTCGGATACCGATACGGAGGTGATCTCCCACCTGATCGCCCGGGAGTACGATGGCGACATCGTCAAGGCGGTCCAGCGGGCGACTTCCCATATGCGCGGCGCCTTCGCGTTGGCTGTGCTGACGGAATACGAGCCGGATAAGCTGGTCGCGGTACGTTTTGCCAGCCCGCTTGTCATCGGCATCGGCGATGGCGAGAATTTTATCGGGTCGGATATACCGGCAATTTTACAGTATACGCGTCGAGTCTATATTTTGAATGACGGAGAGATGGCGGTCCTCACCCGGGACGCTGTCGAATTGATGACACTGGAAGGGAATTTTATTTCTCGGGAAATGATTGTTGTCGATTGGGACGCGGTCACTGCAGAAAAAGGCGGATATGACCATTTCATGCTCAAAGAAATTCATGAGCAGCCTAAGGCGTATCGGGATACGATGCGCGGAAGAATTACAGAGGGCCGCAGCGGCATCAAGCTGCCGGAGCTGAATGTGCTCAGCGCCGAGAAGCTGCGGAACATTCGCAATATTCACATTGTCGCTTGCGGCACCGCTTATCATGCGGGTCTCGTCGGACGGACTCTCATCGAGCAGTGCACCGGCATCCCGGTCGAGACGGATGTCGCGTCGGAGTACCGGTACCGCTCGCCGATTATTACCCCGGAGACGCTGGTCATCGTGGTAAGCCAGTCGGGAGAGACGGCCGATACGCTTGCCGCTCTGCGGGAAGCGAAGCGCTGCGGCGCCGCCGTGCTGGCCATTACGAACGCGGTCGGCAGCTCAGTCGCCCGCGAAGCGGATGACACGATGATTACGTGGGCCGGTCCGGAGATCGCGGTCGCTTCGACGAAGGCGTACACGTCGCAGCTGATTGCCTTCATGCTGTTCAGCTTGTACGCTGCCCAGACGCTGGGCACGAAGGACCAAGCCTGGATCCGGGAACAGTTGGCCGCGATGGAGGCCTTGCCTGAGCAGGTTGAGCGCATCCTGGAGCAGGCTGGCGAGCTGAAGCGGGTGGCCGAGGAAATGGCCGGGCATGAGCATCTGTTCTTCATCGGACGTGGCCTCGATTACGCCGTAGCGCTCGAAGGCTCGCTCAAGCTGAAGGAGATCTCATACATTCATTCCGAAGCCTATGCGGCCGGGGAATTGAAGCATGGTACGCTAGCTCTGATCGAAGAAGGCGTGCCTGTCATCGCGCTTGCGACCCAGTCTGCGCTCTTGGAGAAGACGGTGAGCAACATCAAGGAAGTGAAGGCTCGCGGCGGAGTCGTCTTCGCGGTCACCGACGAAGCCAACGCTCCGGCGCTGCAGAAGGCGGTCGACGGCACCTTCGTCGTCCCGGCTACGCTGCCGCTGCTGGCGCCCGCCCTCGCTGTCGTGCCGCTGCAGCTTATCGCGTATTACGCGAGCCTGGCCCGCGGCAATGATGTTGACAAGCCGCGCAATCTGGCGAAGAGCGTGACGGTGGAGTAA
- the glmM gene encoding phosphoglucosamine mutase, which translates to MGKYFGTDGVRGIANTELTAELAYKIGRCGGYVLTGKAATKPKVVIGMDTRVSGRMLEASLTAGLLSIGADVIQLGVVTTPAVAYLTRELGADAGVMISASHNPVEDNGIKFFGHDGFKLLDETELEIERLMDAEIDELPRPIGIDLGTVTTDTEAKWRYVEYLKSTVKHRFDGLKIVLDCANGAAYELAPRLFRELGAEVIAIGAEPNGLNINAECGSTHPEHLKREVVKQEADLGLAFDGDADRLIAIDGAGEEVDGDFVLLICGEAMKKEGRLKQDTIVTTVMSNIGFFKAADSLELNTAKTAVGDRYVMEEMRRGDYNLGGEQSGHVIFLDYNTTGDGMLTGIQLVDTLKGSGKKLSEARQVMRKFPQVLVNVRVEDKSKYKDNPVIEEAIASVERELGDNGRVLVRPSGTESLIRVMAEGPEVNVVEGYVKQIADVISQELSVSN; encoded by the coding sequence ATGGGGAAATATTTCGGCACAGACGGCGTACGCGGTATTGCCAATACGGAGCTTACTGCGGAGCTTGCTTATAAAATCGGCCGCTGCGGCGGTTATGTATTAACGGGAAAGGCGGCCACCAAGCCTAAGGTGGTTATCGGCATGGACACCCGGGTATCGGGACGGATGCTGGAGGCTTCGCTGACCGCCGGACTGCTGTCCATTGGGGCGGACGTGATCCAGCTTGGCGTCGTGACGACGCCGGCTGTCGCTTATCTGACCCGCGAGCTGGGAGCGGATGCAGGCGTCATGATCTCCGCTTCCCATAATCCGGTGGAGGATAATGGAATCAAGTTCTTCGGCCATGACGGCTTCAAGCTGCTGGACGAGACCGAGCTGGAGATCGAGCGGCTGATGGATGCAGAGATCGACGAGCTGCCTCGTCCGATTGGCATCGATCTTGGGACGGTCACTACCGATACGGAAGCGAAGTGGCGTTACGTCGAATATTTGAAATCAACGGTGAAGCATCGGTTCGACGGTCTGAAGATCGTGCTGGACTGCGCGAATGGAGCGGCGTATGAGCTGGCTCCCCGCCTGTTCCGCGAACTGGGCGCGGAGGTCATCGCGATTGGCGCCGAGCCGAATGGCTTGAATATCAATGCCGAGTGCGGATCGACTCATCCGGAGCATTTGAAGCGGGAGGTCGTGAAGCAAGAAGCGGATCTCGGACTGGCCTTCGACGGAGATGCCGATCGGCTGATTGCCATCGATGGAGCGGGAGAAGAAGTGGACGGCGACTTCGTGCTGCTCATCTGCGGCGAGGCGATGAAGAAGGAGGGCCGCCTGAAGCAGGATACGATCGTGACGACCGTCATGAGCAATATCGGCTTCTTCAAGGCCGCAGACAGCCTAGAGCTGAACACGGCCAAAACGGCGGTCGGGGATCGCTACGTGATGGAAGAGATGCGCCGCGGGGACTATAACCTGGGCGGAGAGCAATCCGGTCACGTTATCTTCCTGGACTATAACACGACAGGGGACGGCATGCTGACCGGTATTCAATTGGTCGACACGCTGAAGGGCAGCGGCAAGAAGCTGAGCGAAGCCCGGCAAGTGATGCGCAAGTTCCCGCAGGTGCTCGTGAACGTGCGGGTTGAGGATAAGAGCAAGTACAAAGACAATCCGGTCATCGAAGAAGCGATTGCTTCGGTGGAGCGGGAATTGGGGGACAACGGCCGCGTGCTCGTGCGTCCGTCGGGTACGGAATCGCTCATTCGCGTCATGGCCGAAGGCCCGGAAGTCAATGTTGTCGAAGGATATGTGAAGCAGATTGCAGACGTGATCTCGCAGGAATTGAGCGTATCGAACTAG
- a CDS encoding CdaR family protein — translation MDKWLMNNTSAKVIALLIGVLLFIVVHKDDPTSVSVPPLMETRWIDNVQVRTVGLDTKQQVIQSITPDSVRIQVRGKRTTIAAALPENYKVILDLTGYGPGTHVVQLQHDFPPGIELQAMEPSSVKVELEDVQTKEFEIQVRTQGAAAQGYKPGTPIVSPSNRVHVTLPASRMTEVAAVSAAVNIEGANESVIAKRVKLTAYNDRGQEIEDAVITPSVVEIEVPITKPFKTVPLQLDLVGQLPDGLAVSSLMPSVNQITLYGPQEALNKVEFFDGVQVNLKQIDQAGQYKLDVTLTPPPNIEKIEPSEITVDVIVSAVKQKVITGVPITLTGENDRLETAIVEPATRKLDVAVVGAPNLIDEMTASDIQLIANVNDLPAGTHTINVQVNLPRFVRRAEQTPLTVTVEIRDKGEPVTTDPAPEGGGESDNGTHGATEGNRPDTDTTEPNGSNHEEDQTPEEETSTDPGEDTLTQE, via the coding sequence ATGGATAAATGGTTAATGAACAACACATCTGCCAAGGTTATCGCGCTCCTCATCGGGGTGCTGCTGTTCATCGTCGTACATAAGGATGATCCGACGAGTGTCTCGGTTCCTCCGCTTATGGAGACGCGATGGATTGACAACGTCCAGGTGCGGACCGTCGGCTTGGATACGAAGCAGCAGGTAATCCAGTCAATTACGCCGGATTCGGTGCGGATTCAGGTGCGCGGGAAGCGAACCACGATCGCAGCCGCGCTGCCTGAGAATTATAAGGTGATTCTCGACTTGACCGGCTATGGCCCGGGGACACACGTCGTTCAGCTGCAGCATGATTTCCCTCCGGGCATCGAGCTTCAGGCGATGGAGCCGTCGAGCGTCAAGGTCGAGTTGGAGGACGTGCAGACGAAGGAGTTCGAGATTCAGGTCCGGACTCAGGGAGCGGCTGCCCAAGGATATAAGCCGGGGACGCCGATTGTCTCCCCGTCGAACCGGGTTCATGTGACGCTGCCGGCGTCGCGGATGACCGAGGTGGCCGCTGTCTCTGCTGCCGTCAATATCGAGGGGGCCAACGAGTCGGTGATTGCCAAGCGCGTGAAGCTAACGGCCTATAATGACCGTGGGCAGGAAATCGAGGATGCGGTCATTACGCCATCGGTCGTAGAGATTGAAGTTCCGATCACGAAGCCGTTCAAGACCGTTCCGCTTCAATTGGATCTTGTTGGTCAGCTTCCGGACGGACTGGCTGTCTCTTCGCTGATGCCGAGCGTCAACCAGATTACGCTGTACGGTCCTCAGGAAGCATTGAATAAGGTTGAATTTTTCGACGGGGTTCAAGTGAATCTGAAGCAAATCGACCAGGCCGGACAATATAAATTGGACGTAACATTGACGCCGCCGCCGAACATTGAGAAAATAGAACCGAGTGAGATTACGGTGGATGTCATCGTATCCGCCGTGAAGCAGAAGGTGATTACCGGTGTTCCGATTACGCTCACCGGGGAGAATGACCGACTGGAGACAGCGATTGTGGAACCGGCTACCCGCAAGCTCGATGTCGCCGTTGTCGGTGCGCCGAACCTGATCGATGAGATGACCGCCAGCGATATTCAGCTTATCGCGAATGTCAATGATTTGCCGGCAGGCACCCATACGATCAACGTTCAGGTCAATCTGCCCCGCTTCGTAAGGCGAGCGGAACAGACTCCGCTCACGGTAACTGTCGAGATTCGGGATAAGGGGGAGCCCGTCACGACAGATCCCGCTCCGGAAGGCGGCGGCGAATCGGATAACGGAACGCATGGCGCTACGGAAGGGAATCGCCCAGATACAGATACAACCGAGCCGAACGGCTCGAACCATGAGGAAGATCAGACGCCGGAAGAAGAGACTTCTACCGATCCCGGCGAAGACACGCTCACTCAGGAATGA
- the cdaA gene encoding diadenylate cyclase CdaA, which yields MNYFTDMTWPNMLKDVIDILVVSYIIYQLLVLIRGTRAIQLLKGIFILVIIWAVSTWFNLYTLKWLMNQMFTFGVLALVIIFQPEMRRALEQLGRGKILGRRTAVDEDETARIIGELIKAVNYMSRRKIGALIVFERTTGLNEYTESGIAMESRLSSELLINIFVPNTPLHDGAVIVRGSQIAAAACYLPLSENPFISKELGTRHRAAIGISEVSDAISVIVSEETGQVSLSMNGQVVRDIKEESLISKLFEELKPPAKKERRLFWKRKGEHHG from the coding sequence ATGAATTATTTTACGGACATGACGTGGCCGAACATGCTCAAGGATGTTATTGATATTCTAGTCGTAAGCTATATTATTTATCAATTGCTTGTCCTTATCCGTGGCACTCGCGCCATTCAGCTGTTGAAGGGGATTTTTATCCTCGTCATCATCTGGGCGGTCAGTACATGGTTCAATTTATATACGCTGAAATGGTTAATGAATCAGATGTTCACCTTCGGGGTGCTGGCGCTGGTCATCATCTTCCAGCCGGAGATGCGGCGCGCGCTGGAGCAGCTGGGCCGAGGGAAAATATTAGGGCGCCGCACCGCCGTTGATGAGGACGAGACCGCCCGCATTATCGGGGAACTCATTAAGGCGGTGAATTACATGTCGCGGCGGAAGATCGGGGCGCTTATCGTCTTTGAGCGCACGACGGGGCTCAATGAATATACCGAGTCGGGCATTGCCATGGAATCAAGGCTTAGCTCCGAGCTGTTAATTAATATTTTCGTTCCGAATACGCCGCTTCATGACGGCGCGGTCATCGTGCGCGGCAGCCAGATCGCCGCGGCGGCTTGCTACTTGCCATTATCGGAGAATCCGTTCATCAGCAAAGAGCTCGGAACGAGACACCGCGCGGCGATCGGGATCAGCGAAGTGAGCGATGCCATCTCGGTGATCGTATCGGAAGAGACGGGGCAGGTGTCTCTGTCTATGAACGGGCAAGTGGTCCGTGACATCAAGGAAGAGTCGCTCATCTCGAAGCTGTTCGAGGAATTGAAGCCGCCTGCCAAAAAGGAACGCCGCTTGTTCTGGAAACGAAAAGGTGAGCATCATGGATAA
- a CDS encoding zf-HC2 domain-containing protein, which translates to MDCKQAVSLMHDLLDDDLDRECAVELKKHMLGCPACHERFRELEHTDRLLYGFNHRLQPVSEDLTDRIMSIIPKPKQRSAFSVWVKRHPAITVAAVFVLVMMTSWLSMWNSDKQLIVKGSNLDGVVIENNVVIVPPDKEVAGDLTIRNGAAEVYGKVKGDVTVIDGKLFQASTANISGSVHQIDEAISWIWYQITSLFGTRPDVP; encoded by the coding sequence ATGGATTGCAAACAAGCCGTCTCATTGATGCATGATCTTCTGGATGACGATTTGGACCGAGAATGTGCGGTGGAACTGAAAAAGCATATGCTTGGTTGCCCGGCTTGCCATGAGCGATTCCGTGAGTTGGAGCATACGGACCGTCTGCTGTACGGGTTCAATCATCGTTTGCAGCCCGTATCCGAGGATCTCACCGACCGCATTATGAGTATCATCCCGAAGCCGAAGCAGCGTAGCGCCTTTTCGGTATGGGTGAAGCGGCATCCCGCAATTACGGTTGCGGCCGTCTTTGTTTTGGTTATGATGACCAGTTGGCTCAGTATGTGGAATTCAGATAAACAGCTTATCGTGAAAGGCTCGAATCTGGATGGCGTTGTCATTGAGAACAACGTCGTCATCGTGCCTCCTGACAAGGAGGTAGCAGGCGATCTGACGATTCGCAATGGTGCAGCCGAAGTGTACGGCAAGGTGAAGGGAGACGTCACCGTCATCGACGGGAAGCTGTTCCAGGCATCCACCGCGAATATTTCGGGATCGGTCCACCAGATCGACGAAGCCATCAGCTGGATATGGTACCAAATTACTAGTCTGTTCGGTACAAGGCCGGATGTCCCTTGA
- the sigW gene encoding RNA polymerase sigma factor SigW, with product MNTLEKRLARLARKGDTRAFAEIVELYKDKIYHLAYRMLNNRHEAEDVVQDTFLRVYRNLDRYDENQKFSTWIYRIGTNLCIDRLRKRKPSYSLDAEMTEQEGVDGYAMIPSDDRTPESYLIVSETQRMVQEAINSLPSKYKSVMVLRYLQDMSLQEISDVLDMPVTTIKTRVHRGREFLRKKLERKL from the coding sequence GTGAATACATTGGAGAAACGGCTCGCGAGATTGGCCCGCAAAGGAGACACACGGGCTTTCGCCGAGATTGTCGAATTATATAAAGATAAGATCTATCACCTGGCCTACCGCATGCTGAATAACCGGCATGAGGCGGAGGACGTGGTGCAGGATACCTTTTTGCGCGTATACCGCAATCTGGACCGCTACGACGAGAATCAGAAGTTCTCCACGTGGATTTACCGCATCGGGACGAACTTATGTATCGATCGGCTTCGCAAGCGGAAGCCGAGTTACTCCTTGGACGCCGAGATGACGGAACAGGAGGGCGTGGACGGATATGCCATGATTCCAAGCGACGACCGGACGCCGGAATCGTATCTGATTGTCAGCGAGACCCAACGGATGGTGCAGGAAGCGATTAATAGCCTTCCGTCCAAATATAAGTCGGTCATGGTGCTGCGGTATTTGCAGGATATGTCGCTGCAGGAGATCAGCGATGTGCTGGATATGCCGGTCACGACCATCAAAACGCGCGTGCACCGGGGCAGGGAATTTTTGCGCAAAAAGCTGGAACGGAAATTATAG